In Leishmania panamensis strain MHOM/PA/94/PSC-1 chromosome 13 sequence, the genomic stretch AAAGGATTGCGATGcaaggagagcgaagagagggaggaagggagggaggcggcagcgaaggtAGAGGCGGAAAAGGGCAACGTGAtagcacacagacagacgcacTTTTCGGTAAACGCCAAACAAGGAACGAATACACCCAGTCAAAACGagcatgcagagagagggaggaggaggaggaggagggggggacggagagagagagagagtggcagagaggggggaagctCAGTTCACAGAATAGAAGCCAaaccaaagagaaaaaaggggggagaaagatgctgaggagcgcagcgagcagcgtgacacacacacacatacacatagacatatatatatatatgtatatgtatgtatatacagagggagggatgtATATATACAAAGAATAAATTTATTTacgcctgtgcgtgcgcacagGTGGCTAAGCAAACgacaagaaaaacaaagaaaataTAGTGAATGTGTatagggagagggagaggggaaagctGTATGAGTGGCTTCCTCTTCATACAGAGAGATGCTCCCTTTCTTATTTGAAGATGGAAGGGAGGGCCGTGTCTGCTGCGGTTggcccttctccctccgtcCTTCCCTAACACCGTAtgtgtgaggggaggggggggggaaggggtgacTGCTAggggtgtctgcgtgtgtgcgcgtgagcGAAAGGGAGTTGGTGGGTGGGGCAGCGCGCGCGAAAAGggcacggagagggagggagagagttGCTCAAGTCAGTAATATGGCGCCGTGATGATGTATGACCAAATAAATGGGTCTATAAGGAGAGAGACTATTTTATAGAGGCAATTATCGGGTGTCTGTGAAGGTGGAAAGGGCGTAATGAAGCGCTCCGCAATATGCGCTTGCAGGAGACCCACGCGTGCCTGCGGTTtggcgcccctctcctcctctcttcgaGATATTCCGTACACGAAGAAGGCACAGACAAAAAAGCGGCTAGCGGGCAGTAATGGAGGCGGTCGGGGATGTTGAGGAGAGTGGCAACGTCTTTTGAGCTCTTCGTCTGCGCAGCTCAAATGGCCGCCACAGCAAGTGAAAGCCAAGTGGAAAAAGGGGGCGTGTGGGTGAGGTGATATGAAGgcgggagtggggggggggggcagcacCAGCAATGTACGCGCCTGCGCACGTAGAACTTTGCTCACGCGACTGTGACTCAAGCGGAAGAACGCAAAACGGAAAAAAGACAAAGCAACAGAAAAGGCCTTTTCCTtgacgcatacacacacacacacacacaggcacagagtCCAATGAAGGGATAGCGAGAGCAGCTAATGCGGAACAACCACAACAATAAACGAGCCACAgaagcagcgaggaggaatgGAAGGAGGAACgagggcgaagaagagaaggtgcaggaATGATAGTGGTGGTGATTAGGCTGTCGGACAAGGGCAGACGCAGTGGGGTAGAGGACAGCACGCTGACGATTCTGCAAGAGCGGTGGGGGCggggcagaggaaaagaagtcccacacaaagagggagacaggGAGGACGCCGTGGGAAAGGGATGTATGGAGGTGAGGCATTGCAGCTCACCGCAATGCACGGGTAGGCGTGGCGATGTGAAGATCGCGTCATTTTACATCCGCTTCTTCCACTCTTGTTGGGCACCCACGCTGAGACGGGTGTCGTACTCGAGCCTCCCCGTTGTGGATgtcaaaacaaaaaaaacattTTTTTTGTTATTTCGTGTGACGCGGAGACACTGCAGTCCTTTTCAggtcgctttttttttccctctttacCGTGCGACTCGATCACCCCCATGAGGATGCCGACCACCTCCGTGCGCGGCACCTCAGAGTCAGGCGACCACGATGGGAAGTGGTCAGAGCAATGTGCCGCTGTAGATGCCAGCAGTCGGGCCCTGAATGACGTTGCGCTGGAGTgagcagcgacagagagCACATTTATGCTACCCCTATTACATGGCAAAGCGGTAAGGCGACTCGAAGCAAATCTCACCCAGCCCTGACACCCCACTGTTGTGGGAAGCCTGAGCCACGCCTCGGGAGGTGCACCAAGTGGCGACTTGTGAAGCAGGGGTGGGTAGAATGGGAAGCAGTGGCCGTATTCAGGTGACCcagatggcgctgctgtaaTGCGCGTACCTACGGCTGCTTCACACACTACGCGATGACCCTGTGGCAGTTCGGGTAGAGTGGAGTCGAACTCATGTGTTGTATGGAAAAGAATGGAAAATGTTTCCACTGTGTCTACTCCACCCTCAGACATGCCAACAAAGACCCGCACAGAACCCCAGCTCACCCACGCGTCTGCCGCACTGCGGCCTAAAACCCGGGTCTGCCGGGACGAACCGCCTGCCGCCAGATCGAGCCATGTGTCTAGCGGGCTCTTCTCATACCTCCTCGTCTCTTCTTCGGATGCGTGCTGCGTGATTAGCAAGCATCGCCATATCCAACGGACAAGTGATTCAGGCACGAGGGTGCAGACCTGTGCATCTTTGGACGAAGTCAAGGCCTTAGTTGGGAAATCCCCATATAAAGCGGCTATGTCTCGCTACCTCGTCTCTCCCTGTCGTTTTCTCTGATGATGCGGCGGCTCTTCGGTGCGGACACCACTTGGCtcttgaaaaaaaaagacacacacacgggccAGTATGTCTATTGTGCGCCTGCATGTTCCCGTGGGATGGCCGTGAGGAGAGGGCGTCGTGGCGCCGGCGATGGTGCGCGTTTGTGACTCGATCATAAGAGAGCTGCCCCTGTCGGCAACACACCACCTCCATccggagagagcagcggcgagcgcCTCTCCGCATTGCGCACACAAAACCcgcttccctttctctctgatAGATACGCCTTGGACACGCAGTGACGGAGGAGCGGCGACACAGCGGTGAAGCCAAGGAAAAAGGCGCGGCACGGAGGGTTtcacaaaagaaaagggctATCATGCGGACTGCTCAGTACGAGGCCGCTTCGTCACGGCTGCGCCATCGCACTTCGGTGCCCCTTTGCACGTGAGCACGTCTGCCGTAACGTGCCGCACCAACGCACGGACAAACTCGCTGAGGAGCACCATTCGTTGACAGCATCGCACCTTGGCTTCTGCGTCCTGCCGTGCCATCGTCTCTAGCTCGCGGATGCGAACCCTGCATCGCTCGAGGCGTGgccccatctcctcctctgccagcaGTGCACGCACGTCtaccggcagctgcgccacattCGGTGTGGGCTCTGAAACGCCtcgcggcaccgccgccagcgtggGTGGGGTGCGACTGACCAGTGCCATGTACTCGCTGAGGGTGACGAGCTCGCGCGTGTGttggcgcaggaggtgctcgTAGCGGCGTGCCTGTAGTGCCTCAATCTGAAGACGCATGGGCAGCTCTGCGCACCGCATCTGTAcgtaccgcagcagctcactgGCGACTACCGGCTGGAGGCTTGCCGATGTACCTTCCACCTTATTCGTtgcgccggcagcggagggTGGGAGAGTTGAGTCTGCTCTAAGCGAGCACCGCACAGCACTCCAGTCCTCTGAAGTgaggagcgagagcgaggtgagcggggcagcggcaggggagggacccggcgtcgtcgaggcAGCCGTGCTGCGCAGACGCTGGCGCACCTCAACCTCTACCTTCGCGAGGATATTGGCGATAAGAGCAGAGGACATGTGACCTGTAGTCCTTGTGTTGTTTGTTTACTTTGCTTGCGGCTCCTGCGGATACGGCAGTCGCTTACGTGTATCGGTGGATTGTCGTCGCTTCGTTGTCCGCATCCTTCGTCAATGCTCCCCACCAACAAcaccgcgcgcacacagacgcacacacgggcaGGGAGCGGAGACACGCGTAGtagcgaaaacaaaaaggctctgtgggaggaggggggggttgcgTGAGAGTGCTACCCAAACTCCCCCTGCACGTATGGGTGAAGACGGCTAGGGGGATGCATGAATCACCGatagaaagggaggagagatggaaggaaggaaggaaggaagggtgGGAGGTGGGCGAAACAGAAAGCTGCGACACAACTCACCTTCAGGCCTTTGGGCAGAACTTGAACGTGCTGCGTGTCGATGGCTTGTGTGGGAGatggaaggaggggaaaggattagggtggtggaggagagagagaggtaagCATCGACACCACACTCTCCCCCCTAGCGCACCCGAGAGGACACGACAATGTACACCACTCCTGAGCATAGGCACGCATACACGTATCGAATACAACACGCTCTTCTGTtgcttctccaccaccacccctccccttgtCGTTTGGTTCTATGCACAACTGAGGGTCGGGTCAGTAAGGCAAAGGTGAAAGTGGAGACGATACCCGCACAGTAAGAATGCCTTGatcaagggagagagaatacgagagaaagagagagctcGGGGGAGTGATGGGACGGGAGGGAGACCCTCAGGGGACATTGGTTTGCAATCAAATCAGGTAAGGAGAgcgcaaaggagaggaggagggaggtgtgAGCTGTACATCAAATGCGCCTTTTCGGGTGagcccgccgccgccgccgctcgaAGAAGCAGGGAGCGATACCTCACCCACACTTTGCCTCCGTCCACCACACGCGCATCCGCAGCCAAAGAAGAGGACAGAGAAAGGCGTGTAGCCCACAGCAGACACTTAGCGACGCGGAGGCGGCTTCGGCACGTGCTCTGACGCACTCGAACACTTCTTAGAGTTCCCTTCGGTCTTCCCCAGTGGGTGGGTGAATGTGAAGGAGGTCGACGGTGCCTATTTGCCATCAACAGCAGGGCTGACGTTCGCCCCGGCGGCTGCCGGTGGTGATACAGGGGCACCTGTCACGACATGAATGCTGGTCGGTGTACCTTTTCTATGCACACCACTGTTGCGATAGCGGTCGAGGTCTTTTGCGTGGGACTCCTTCTCAAGCAAAGTCAACGACTCGGTGTACGCTGGggtgtgcgcctgcagccTCTGCTGTAACCGGCGCCGTCGGTCTTGCTGCAACGCCTGCGCCGTCTGAAGCACCCGGGACACATCGTCCCAGTGCGCTGCCaagtcgcgcagcagccgtgcctGACTCACTTCCTGAGTGAACTGCAGGTTACGGTAGAGCTGAAGGGTGTCGCTTCGCGCACCGTAAAACTCAGACACATCAGCCGTGCTGTAGGCGGGCGGCGTTACCTTCAGCTCTGCTGGTGCTTCCGTCGTTGCAGCTCCTGGCTGTGAGTGCTCATTaccggcggtgctgcggttGAAGTGAGGGGGCGACGTGGAAAGCGTGTCAACCACCTTCAGGCTTTCCGGTgcggcatcagcggcgcgccgcagcatcaGCTGATGTACCAAACgggcctgctcctcctccagcaaaGCGGCTTTGCTCGCCTTCCCAGCGCTCTGTGATCGAATAGAGAgctctgcgccaccgctgctagAGAGGGAGTCAGACGATGCGGGGCTATGGCAAGGGTGCATGTGCGGCACACTTGCTCGAAGGCTGGCTGCACGAGCAGCTTCCACGGCGTCGTGGACACGCCTAATGGCGATAGATCTGGGTCGAGACGGCGGAGCGCCGGTGGACCGCCGCACAAGCGCGTCACTCACATCGCTTTCAGTGCTGCTGTCactgtgctgcaccacctcctcgccgtcgtcaaTGTCTACGTCGTCGAGCCGCTCGAGCAGTGGGCAGGCGGCGCACATCTGCTGCACGTACGTGCGGGGCTGCTTTTCCCCATCGACATCACTCGCTCTCCCACCGCACCGGTACCAACATGGGTTGTTGGAGAGGTTCAGACTTTTAAGGCACAGGCAAGGGAGCTCGTTGCGCAGCAGTACGTCCATCGAGGAACTCAGGTTGTTGTGGCTCACGTCGAGGTAGAAGAGGttgtccagctgctgcagtggagcGAGCGAGGTGAGTTGGTTATGgtgcaccaccaacacccgGAGTTGAGAGAGCAGCTCAACGCCTTCCAGGTTAGTCAGTGCGTTGTGCTGAAGATACACATGCGTGGCGTTCAAGAAACACTGGATGGAGGCAACGGAGGTGAGCTGCCTAGCTGGAAGATCAACGTATCGGGTCTGCAGTGCGGCATCGGCAATGCCTGCTACGCCGCCCACCAGGTTGTCTTTCTCTAGCACCTGTGTGATACCGTAGCGAGTACTGTTGTCCAGAGTAGCTGGCTTCGGCTCAGGGAAGAGCCCTGCAGACGACAGCCACCTTGCCAGCGTTGTGGACGCGAAGGTGGAGGATTGCCATCGATTGACGGGCACCACAGCACATCGAGGTGGAAGGCCCTCGACGTCACTGCTGTCGAAGCGCTCACATGTCGGCGCGCAGCGTGACATGATAAGTGTACTTCCGTTCTTACCGGCGGATGGCGCAGTGCTTGATGAAGCGGCCCCGGTCTCTCTGGGGTGGCCCACGTGCTCCTGCTGGGTGCCCGCTAAAAATGCTGCCAGCTCCGCTTCATCGGGGTCCGCGAGGCTGAGCGAGGCGTAATAGGCCATCTCCTCCGCCGTGAGGTGGGGGATGGACATGAGCCTAGGCTGGTGTGTTTGGGAGTGGAAACGTGTACATGCGTGTATATGAGCTGAATAGGCGGCTTGTGGTCATGGCGGTGCCGCCTCAGACGTCTCGTTGGTCGCCGTTGGGGAGGTGGGCGTGATGGAGTGGAGGCGGAGCAACAAAATAGAAGGAAATGAGCGGAGCTGAAGCGACGTCATCTACACCGCAGCGATGGCGACCGAAagagacggtggcggtggcaacaaggagggaaggaggggaggggggagaggcgcagctTCGGGGGGGATGTCGTGGGCGACacaagcagaaaagaaagttCCACACGCTCGACCCGTCGCTTGTTCTCATGCCGCCATCCcgtgcaccgcctccccactcccctGTGTACGCACGACCACGACCATCGCCTTCTACCGTTACAGTTTTGGCATCTCTTGTGTACCTCACTTGGATGGACAGGAGGCATGACGCACGTCTGCATGACTGAAACGTTACCGGCGCACATGCGTCACCGAAAGTGAAATGACAGTGTCTCCTCATCGGTGCCGTAGTACCGATTGAAAGTCAGCCGCACGACCAGCGGCTGCAGATGTGTGGCGAGGGCGGACGGGTGATgctccgccgcggcagacACCGTCGCGACGAGGGCCTCGACGGCGTTGCGAGTGCAATTGCGGATGTGCGACGCAGGAAGGCGCGAGGGATCGAGCGCCACTTCGAGTgtccgctgcaccgccgcacgTACGGCCTCGGCGGCAGGGGATTGCATGCCTCGCTCCCGCACGTTCAGCGCAACCGGCGGGCGAGCCGGGAACGACACAACGTATAGCTCCAGTAGAAGCGCATCCAGCTGGTAGCACAGCTCCATgcaggagagcagcaccggcgaCGAGCTCATGGCCTTGGCGAGCAGGCGCTCCAAGTCATACACGACCCGCATCGAGACATTCTgggtgaaggagagcagctGGCCCACAGCGAAGTTGAGCGTATAGTAGGCACTTCCCATGCCTCGCGATACacactgcaggtgctgcatcGCACTCTGTCCTGGCGGGCCCATTGATTGGGCTATCTGTGCGTCCTGCGTGTCGCGttcgtgcagctgcttctgGTGTGCCTGCAGTGTGATGTGGGCGTAGTAGAGGGCGCATTGGTAGCCAAAAGCGTAACTCCACACATCGGCGAGCGCAATACCAGTCGAGCCCGCGACCACT encodes the following:
- a CDS encoding hypothetical protein (TriTrypDB/GeneDB-style sysID: LpmP.13.1290); translated protein: MSSALIANILAKVEVEVRQRLRSTAASTTPGPSPAAAPLTSLSLLTSEDWSAVRCSLRADSTLPPSAAGATNKVEGTSASLQPVVASELLRYVQMRCAELPMRLQIEALQARRYEHLLRQHTRELVTLSEYMALVSRTPPTLAAVPRGVSEPTPNVAQLPVDVRALLAEEEMGPRLERCRVRIRELETMARQDAEAKVRCCQRMVLLSEFVRALVRHVTADVLTCKGAPKCDGAAVTKRPRTEQSA
- a CDS encoding hypothetical protein (TriTrypDB/GeneDB-style sysID: LpmP.13.1300) → MSIPHLTAEEMAYYASLSLADPDEAELAAFLAGTQQEHVGHPRETGAASSSTAPSAGKNGSTLIMSRCAPTCERFDSSDVEGLPPRCAVVPVNRWQSSTFASTTLARWLSSAGLFPEPKPATLDNSTRYGITQVLEKDNLVGGVAGIADAALQTRYVDLPARQLTSVASIQCFLNATHVYLQHNALTNLEGVELLSQLRVLVVHHNQLTSLAPLQQLDNLFYLDVSHNNLSSSMDVLLRNELPCLCLKSLNLSNNPCWYRCGGRASDVDGEKQPRTYVQQMCAACPLLERLDDVDIDDGEEVVQHSDSSTESDVSDALVRRSTGAPPSRPRSIAIRRVHDAVEAARAASLRASVPHMHPCHSPASSDSLSSSGGAELSIRSQSAGKASKAALLEEEQARLVHQLMLRRAADAAPESLKVVDTLSTSPPHFNRSTAGNEHSQPGAATTEAPAELKVTPPAYSTADVSEFYGARSDTLQLYRNLQFTQEVSQARLLRDLAAHWDDVSRVLQTAQALQQDRRRRLQQRLQAHTPAYTESLTLLEKESHAKDLDRYRNSGVHRKGTPTSIHVVTGAPVSPPAAAGANVSPAVDGK